The DNA region CCGACATCCGCGCCTGGGTGGATCTCCATACCGAACCCGGCTTCGTCGACGGGGCCCACTGGCTCAGGTCGCGCCTGGATATCGCGGGCACCGGGATGGACGAGGACGAGGCGGCCGCCTGCAGCCGCATCTTCGGGATGGTGCAGGATCTGGAATACGCCTTCCACGACGCCGCCTATCCCGGCTGACCGCCGGCGCAGTCGGACCGCGCCGGCGAAAGACGTCCAGAGCCGTTATCGCGACTGCAGGAATTCCTGCAGGCCAGCCAGATCGTCGGTGTTGATACGGTCCACGCCCGCATCGTCAAGTTCGGTCCAGATCGCCTCCCTTGCCGGGCCGGCTTCGTCGGGCGTCGCCCAGAACCGGACCTGCCAGCCCTTGTCGTGCGCGGTCGACACGATCTCGTCCAGTCTGGCGCGTTCCTCGTCGGGCATCTTGCCCTCGCCGGTCCAGTCGAAATGGTTCGTCCAGTTGTCGCTCAGCAGCGGCATGAAGGATGCGGGCGTGTCGGATTCGAGATCGTCCATGCGCCCGTCATAGCCCGCATGGCGGACGTCCTGATCCATCATCATCTCGCGCGGCCGGTTGCCCGAGATCACGGCCGTCACCGCGCCGGGTTCCATGCTCCCGTCCCGGTAGGTGGTCAGCATGTCGGAATAGCCCTCGAGG from Palleronia sp. LCG004 includes:
- a CDS encoding phosphatidylinositol-specific phospholipase C/glycerophosphodiester phosphodiesterase family protein — protein: MLKTMTAAAMMLTATSAMAADDVMPLAKAHAHNDYEHERPLLDALAHGFTGFEADIWLVGGELLVAHDEDEIEEGRTLQSLYLDPLRKRVEENDGKVYSAEMDRPAMLLIDIKSDGAETYEVLSSVLEGYSDMLTTYRDGSMEPGAVTAVISGNRPREMMMDQDVRHAGYDGRMDDLESDTPASFMPLLSDNWTNHFDWTGEGKMPDEERARLDEIVSTAHDKGWQVRFWATPDEAGPAREAIWTELDDAGVDRINTDDLAGLQEFLQSR